One window from the genome of Nicotiana sylvestris chromosome 9, ASM39365v2, whole genome shotgun sequence encodes:
- the LOC104213808 gene encoding uncharacterized protein — protein MRVLTNKISRALYSAAVSSSSASSASHCDSTKISRALSTCIHSKQSLPSPYTESRDPLFASPWSATQVRGAKSRGADLKPGNVIEKKGRIYEVVKAQHTTQGRGGAIIQVELRDVDSGSKSNERFRTDEPVERVFVAEKNFTYLYTDDETGNIVLMEPKTYEQLDVPKHLFGESHVYLQDDMKVSVQMYDGRAMSASIPTRVTCTVAESEIPMRASATPQYKKVLLDNGLTVQVPKHILEGDKIIINTTDNSYMSRA, from the exons atgcgAGTTCTTACGAACAAAATATCGCGAGCTCTCTACTCAGCTGCTGTTTCTTCCTCTTCAGCTTCATCCGCTTCTCACTGCGATTCCACAAAGATTTCAAGAGCTCTTTCCACTTGTATTCATTCCAAACAGTCGCTTCCCTCGCCGTACACCGAATCTCGAGATCCTCTCTTTGCTTCGCCTTGGTCCGCCACTCAAGTTCGTGGTGCCAAATCTCGCGGCGCCGAT TTGAAGCCAGGAAATGTGATTGAGAAAAAAG GAAGGATTTATGAG GTGGTAAAGGCACAACACACAACCCAAGGAAGAGGAGGAGCTATTATACAG GTGGAGCTCCGTGATGTTGATAGTGGAAGCAAGTCGAATGAAAGATTTCGTACAGATGAACCTGTTGAAA GAGTATTTGTTGCAGAAAAGAATTTCACGTACCTTTATACAGATGATGAAACCGGAAACATTGTACTAATGGA GCCTAAGACCTATGAGCAACTAGATGTACCAAAACACTTGTTTGGTGAATCTCATGTCTACCTTCAAG ATGATATGAAAGTCAGTGTGCAAATGTATGATGGAAGAGCAATGTCTGCATCAATTCCTACACGAGTAACATGTACTGTTGCTGAATCTGAAATTCCCATGAGGGCGTCAGCTACTCCACA GTATAAGAAGGTTTTGCTGGACAATGGTCTCACTGTGCAG GTACCAAAACATATCTTAGAAGGGGACAAGATTATCATTAACACCACAGACAACTCTTACATGAGCAG AGCTTAG